From one Luteipulveratus mongoliensis genomic stretch:
- a CDS encoding ABC transporter substrate-binding protein: MINLRRGAAAAAAISVSVAITACGSSTDDSGPAGAPTKAQGHVTFWSFVKGSDAVTKAFNESHPDITVSFETQAAPPDYYTKLSNAVKSGAVPDVAVAEYTRLPELVSLGAAQDLTPNAGELVKKTFPASIQQLVTLGGKTWGIPRDAAPMLYYYRKDFFDQHHLTPAKTWAEYRALTAKVKALDPSTRAGAFLTGDSNMLTDLSWQAGARWFGTKGDAWTVGINSAPSTKVANYWQGLVTDGLVKTYPTYADEFWQGVQKNQTVGYFCASWCAGGLKATVPSQSGKWAVAELPSWDGKPASAMWGGSSFIVPKGAKNAAAATEFIKWITTDPKGIAAWYASGASSMYPASPSLLPVAKKSFNTGFFGGQDIFAVGTRSYDAVSADWTWGPTMSTTDKAIIDRLGQVSSGSGSLAKVLTDVQGLTTSAMTSRGLTVSK, translated from the coding sequence ATGATCAACTTGCGCAGAGGTGCCGCAGCAGCGGCCGCGATCTCGGTCAGCGTGGCGATCACGGCATGTGGTTCGAGCACCGATGACAGCGGCCCGGCCGGCGCTCCGACCAAGGCACAGGGTCACGTCACGTTCTGGTCCTTCGTCAAGGGCTCGGACGCCGTGACCAAGGCCTTCAACGAATCCCACCCCGACATCACCGTGTCGTTCGAGACGCAGGCGGCTCCGCCCGACTACTACACCAAGCTCTCCAACGCCGTGAAGTCCGGCGCCGTCCCCGACGTCGCGGTGGCCGAGTACACCCGGCTGCCCGAGTTGGTCAGCCTCGGCGCGGCACAGGACCTCACGCCGAACGCGGGCGAGCTGGTGAAGAAGACGTTCCCCGCGTCGATCCAGCAGCTAGTGACCCTCGGCGGCAAGACGTGGGGCATCCCGCGCGATGCCGCGCCGATGCTCTACTACTACCGCAAGGACTTCTTCGACCAGCACCACCTGACGCCGGCCAAGACGTGGGCTGAGTACCGGGCCCTCACGGCCAAGGTGAAGGCGCTGGACCCGAGCACCCGCGCTGGTGCGTTCCTCACCGGTGACTCCAACATGCTGACCGATCTGTCGTGGCAGGCGGGCGCGCGGTGGTTCGGGACCAAGGGCGACGCCTGGACCGTGGGCATCAACAGCGCACCCTCCACCAAGGTGGCCAACTACTGGCAGGGCCTCGTGACCGACGGCCTGGTCAAGACCTACCCGACGTACGCCGACGAGTTCTGGCAGGGCGTACAGAAGAACCAGACCGTGGGCTATTTCTGCGCGAGCTGGTGTGCCGGCGGTCTCAAGGCGACGGTTCCGAGCCAGAGCGGCAAGTGGGCCGTGGCCGAGCTCCCCAGCTGGGACGGCAAGCCCGCATCCGCCATGTGGGGCGGGTCATCGTTCATCGTGCCCAAGGGTGCCAAGAACGCAGCCGCAGCAACGGAGTTCATCAAGTGGATCACCACTGACCCCAAGGGAATTGCCGCCTGGTACGCATCTGGGGCCAGCAGCATGTACCCCGCCTCGCCGAGCCTCCTGCCCGTGGCCAAGAAGTCGTTCAACACGGGCTTCTTCGGAGGTCAGGACATCTTCGCGGTCGGCACCCGGTCGTACGACGCAGTGAGCGCCGACTGGACCTGGGGCCCGACGATGTCGACGACGGACAAGGCGATCATCGACCGCCTGGGTCAGGTCAGCTCGGGTTCCGGAAGCCTCGCCAAGGTGCTGACCGACGTGCAGGGCCTCACGACCAGCGCGATGACGAGTCGCGGCCTGACGGTCTCGAAGTAG
- a CDS encoding sulfatase family protein: MGDTTSTTKQPNIVLILSDDHGYADRSILGIHHDVRTPSLDRLAREGVSCAEGYVTAPICSPSRAGLIVGQHQSRWGSRWFGDSRFPEHTPSLAEQLTKVGYRTAYLGKVHYGPEDIGDPGAPPHHGFQETFYGLAGKQTGRLNYLRHSQAAVDEYGQLASTASAVQPMLEGDTEVDCEGFLTDELGSRARDFVSRRSGQDEPFFLMLAFNAVHNFCWQLPPEELERRSLPTHADFKGDDRESYLDWYDGQVAPNLDHGRAYYLAQLELMDRQIGALLDTIDDEGVAEDTIVVYLTDNGGSNCNYADNSPLSGTKYTLQEGGIRVPYLWRWPGGGVPAGVTRDGVVSSMDLFPTLLTAAGAEPTAYDSSDGRDLMPLLRDGDRASAHERLHWDNGFQWAVREGSWKLCWTDPDSSEVAGLRAVERAEPVLGLRLYDVAQDPGETTDLTSQHPEMVERLRATHEQWRQETLGSPSQPTVRST; this comes from the coding sequence GTGGGTGACACCACCAGCACGACCAAGCAGCCCAACATCGTCCTGATCCTGTCGGACGACCATGGGTACGCCGACCGCAGCATTCTCGGAATCCACCATGACGTCAGGACGCCATCCTTGGATCGCCTTGCGCGAGAAGGGGTTTCGTGCGCCGAAGGCTATGTGACAGCACCGATCTGCTCGCCATCGCGGGCGGGGCTGATCGTCGGTCAGCACCAGTCGCGTTGGGGTTCTCGCTGGTTCGGCGACAGCAGGTTCCCGGAGCACACACCCTCGCTCGCAGAACAGCTGACCAAGGTCGGATACCGCACGGCATACCTCGGGAAAGTGCACTACGGACCCGAGGACATCGGTGACCCCGGCGCTCCCCCACATCATGGGTTCCAGGAGACGTTCTACGGTCTTGCCGGGAAGCAGACCGGTCGCCTCAACTACCTCCGCCACTCCCAGGCGGCTGTCGACGAGTACGGCCAGCTCGCTTCGACGGCGAGTGCGGTCCAGCCGATGCTCGAGGGCGACACCGAGGTCGACTGTGAGGGATTCCTGACGGATGAGCTCGGCAGCCGCGCCCGAGACTTCGTCAGCCGCAGGAGCGGTCAGGACGAACCGTTCTTCCTGATGCTTGCCTTCAACGCCGTGCACAACTTCTGCTGGCAGCTCCCACCGGAGGAGCTGGAGCGGCGCAGCCTGCCCACCCACGCCGACTTCAAGGGCGACGACCGCGAGAGCTATCTCGACTGGTACGACGGCCAGGTCGCTCCGAACCTCGACCACGGGAGGGCCTACTACCTGGCCCAGCTGGAGCTGATGGACCGGCAGATCGGCGCCCTGCTGGACACCATCGATGACGAGGGCGTCGCTGAGGACACGATCGTCGTGTATCTCACGGACAACGGCGGCTCGAACTGCAACTACGCCGACAACAGCCCCCTGTCCGGCACCAAGTACACCCTGCAAGAAGGCGGCATCCGAGTGCCGTACCTCTGGCGCTGGCCCGGCGGCGGTGTCCCTGCAGGGGTGACCCGCGATGGCGTGGTCTCCTCCATGGACCTGTTTCCGACGTTGCTCACCGCAGCCGGAGCCGAGCCGACGGCGTACGACAGCAGCGACGGCCGTGACCTGATGCCCTTGCTGCGTGACGGTGACCGCGCCTCAGCCCACGAGCGCCTGCACTGGGACAACGGGTTCCAGTGGGCGGTGCGCGAAGGGTCCTGGAAGCTGTGCTGGACCGACCCCGACAGCTCCGAGGTGGCAGGGCTGCGTGCCGTCGAGCGTGCCGAGCCGGTCCTCGGCCTGCGTCTGTACGACGTGGCGCAAGACCCGGGTGAGACGACCGACCTGACGAGCCAGCACCCAGAGATGGTCGAACGCCTCCGAGCAACGCATGAGCAATGGCGTCAGGAGACGCTCGGTTCGCCGTCCCAGCCCACCGTCCGCAGCACCTAG
- a CDS encoding carbohydrate ABC transporter permease — MTVSLAQRQRRAAGIFLAPFLILFGLVTIAPLGYSIWLSLFSEKTSGLGFGGVERVFVGLGNYASALSDPTFRGGFATIGAYVLVYVPLLIGAALVLALILDSGLAWGRRLTQLALFLPHAVPGLIAALIWLYLYTPGLSPVIGWLGGSGSGGPASAHPLSSVVNIAIWQWLGYNIVIFCAALQAVPREVLDAALVDGAKPWQVALRIKLPLIRPAVVMAALFTSIGGIQLFTEPKILDTTSSAITSTWTPNMFLQSAAFDRNDYGLAASASILVALAAGGLSFVVMRIGNRGQS, encoded by the coding sequence ATGACCGTCTCTCTCGCCCAGCGGCAGCGACGCGCTGCTGGCATCTTCCTGGCTCCGTTCCTGATCCTGTTCGGCCTCGTCACCATCGCGCCGCTGGGCTACTCGATCTGGCTCAGCCTGTTCAGTGAGAAGACGTCGGGCCTCGGGTTCGGTGGAGTCGAGCGGGTATTCGTCGGTCTGGGCAACTACGCATCGGCGCTGTCCGACCCGACCTTCCGCGGCGGCTTCGCCACGATCGGCGCGTACGTCCTGGTCTATGTGCCGCTGCTCATCGGGGCGGCGCTGGTCCTCGCCCTGATCCTGGACTCCGGTCTGGCGTGGGGGAGGCGCCTCACTCAGCTCGCGCTCTTCCTTCCGCACGCCGTGCCCGGTCTGATCGCCGCGCTGATCTGGCTCTACCTCTACACGCCCGGCCTCAGTCCGGTCATCGGCTGGCTCGGTGGCAGTGGCAGCGGCGGTCCGGCGAGCGCGCACCCGCTCTCTTCGGTCGTGAACATCGCGATCTGGCAGTGGCTCGGCTACAACATCGTCATCTTCTGCGCGGCTCTGCAGGCGGTGCCGCGCGAGGTACTGGACGCGGCTCTGGTCGACGGGGCCAAGCCGTGGCAGGTCGCCCTGCGGATCAAGCTGCCGCTCATCCGGCCGGCTGTCGTCATGGCGGCGCTGTTCACCTCGATCGGCGGCATCCAGCTGTTCACCGAGCCCAAGATCCTGGACACGACATCGTCCGCGATCACCAGCACATGGACCCCGAACATGTTCTTGCAGAGTGCGGCGTTCGACCGCAACGACTACGGACTCGCCGCGTCCGCGTCCATCCTGGTCGCGCTGGCGGCCGGCGGCCTGTCCTTCGTCGTCATGCGAATCGGCAACAGGGGCCAGTCATGA
- a CDS encoding alpha/beta hydrolase family protein: protein MTDPQPPWVAPFVLDTPDVPRERHGTWDFYDPRADGPRPLVMFVHGGPVNPTWPATPRDWHVFRGYGAQVASRGFVAATVDHRLYGGEAYPQAYDDVLDAIEAARDDDRVDASRVAVWVFSGGGPMLAPLLRDRPKWLRVLAASYPAVDSFLDIELPEGFRPLDAVPTSDPIPMVFTRAGLERDFLAPAQATYLERLADSPVELEVIDVPHGNHSFEHIDYTDESRDAVELAITKVLGHL from the coding sequence GTGACTGATCCGCAGCCGCCGTGGGTGGCACCTTTCGTCCTGGACACACCCGACGTTCCGCGCGAGCGGCACGGCACATGGGACTTCTATGACCCGCGGGCCGACGGGCCCCGCCCGCTCGTCATGTTCGTCCACGGTGGACCGGTCAACCCGACCTGGCCGGCTACTCCACGCGACTGGCACGTCTTCCGAGGCTACGGCGCCCAGGTCGCTTCACGCGGGTTCGTCGCCGCGACCGTGGACCACCGGCTGTACGGCGGGGAGGCCTACCCACAGGCGTACGACGACGTCCTCGACGCCATCGAGGCCGCCCGCGACGACGACCGCGTTGACGCGAGTCGTGTTGCAGTCTGGGTGTTCTCGGGCGGCGGCCCGATGCTCGCGCCGCTCCTGCGCGACCGTCCGAAGTGGCTGCGCGTCCTCGCCGCGAGCTATCCAGCAGTCGACTCCTTCCTCGACATCGAGCTGCCCGAGGGCTTCCGCCCGCTCGACGCAGTGCCGACCTCAGACCCGATCCCCATGGTCTTCACCAGAGCCGGTCTCGAGCGCGACTTCCTCGCCCCGGCGCAGGCGACCTATCTCGAGCGACTGGCCGACAGCCCGGTCGAGCTGGAGGTCATCGACGTCCCGCACGGCAACCACAGCTTCGAGCACATTGACTACACCGACGAGTCGCGGGACGCCGTCGAGCTCGCGATCACGAAGGTGCTCGGCCACCTTTGA
- a CDS encoding alpha-L-fucosidase — translation MTLDADRPPAEQPDPDQAGGGAARLPRQRRGAWVWLRRGALISAGTVVALLLSYFAGAKIWQSRDDDKAKPTATGRYQATKASLNSHPLPPWFQNAKFGIMIHWGLYSVPGFAPKGKTFNELLSTDYDHAMVRNPYAEDYANAMRDPSSPTAAYHRAHYGHAPYSDFTKAFDAGLADWDPDAWASTFKQTGASYVVVTAKYADGYSLWPTQVRNPHAPDFHSKRDLMGELAAAVRRQGMKFGVYYSGGVDWTFQRRVVKTLGDYAYPGSGEDYRSYAESQVRELIRRYKPDILWNDISWPTGEKRLFTLLADYYNTVPEGVVDDRWQTTGFGTQAMSVTALRRGFDAAMKRVMKDPKAAEQAMNGGQKVAHSDFTTPEYAQHTTVQQKFWQQDRGIGGSFGYNRTESGKDYASVETLLGELATASANNGALLLNVGPSGGAGTIVPEQLSRLHGIGAWLRVNREALDGSRPWTTSGAKTSEGHQVVFTRKGSTVYVVVLGRPKGPVTVTGVDLKGRATKLGSSEAISLTSAGGGTTINDPTASDRYAPVYRIQP, via the coding sequence ATGACCCTTGACGCTGACCGACCGCCTGCGGAGCAGCCCGATCCCGATCAGGCTGGCGGGGGTGCGGCCCGCCTGCCAAGGCAGCGGCGAGGTGCGTGGGTCTGGCTACGCCGTGGCGCGCTGATCTCCGCCGGGACCGTGGTCGCCCTGCTGCTGTCGTACTTCGCGGGCGCCAAGATCTGGCAGAGCCGCGACGACGACAAGGCGAAGCCGACGGCGACAGGGAGGTACCAGGCCACGAAAGCGTCGCTCAACTCGCATCCGCTGCCGCCGTGGTTCCAGAACGCGAAGTTCGGGATCATGATCCATTGGGGCCTGTACTCGGTGCCGGGGTTCGCCCCGAAGGGCAAGACGTTCAACGAGCTGCTGAGCACCGACTACGACCATGCGATGGTCCGCAACCCGTACGCCGAGGACTATGCGAACGCGATGCGTGACCCCTCGTCGCCGACCGCGGCGTACCACCGCGCGCACTACGGCCACGCGCCCTACTCCGACTTCACGAAGGCGTTCGACGCCGGCCTGGCGGACTGGGACCCGGACGCTTGGGCCTCGACCTTCAAGCAGACTGGTGCGTCGTACGTCGTGGTCACCGCCAAGTACGCGGACGGCTACTCGCTCTGGCCGACCCAGGTGCGCAACCCGCATGCGCCGGACTTCCACTCCAAGCGAGACCTCATGGGAGAGCTGGCTGCCGCCGTACGCCGCCAGGGCATGAAGTTCGGTGTCTACTACTCGGGCGGCGTCGACTGGACGTTCCAGCGTCGGGTCGTCAAGACGCTGGGCGACTACGCCTATCCCGGCTCCGGAGAGGACTACCGGTCGTACGCCGAGTCGCAGGTTCGCGAGCTCATCCGCCGCTACAAGCCGGACATCCTGTGGAACGACATCTCCTGGCCGACCGGGGAGAAGCGACTCTTCACCCTGCTCGCCGACTACTACAACACCGTTCCAGAAGGTGTGGTCGACGACCGTTGGCAGACAACGGGATTCGGCACTCAGGCGATGTCAGTGACGGCGCTCCGACGCGGGTTCGATGCGGCGATGAAGCGAGTCATGAAGGATCCCAAGGCGGCTGAGCAGGCGATGAATGGCGGCCAGAAGGTCGCGCACTCCGACTTCACCACGCCCGAGTACGCCCAGCACACCACCGTCCAGCAGAAGTTCTGGCAGCAGGACCGCGGCATCGGCGGCTCGTTCGGCTACAACCGCACGGAGTCCGGCAAGGACTACGCCAGCGTCGAGACTCTCCTCGGCGAGCTCGCGACCGCATCCGCCAACAACGGCGCCCTGCTGCTCAACGTGGGACCCAGCGGCGGCGCGGGCACCATCGTCCCCGAGCAGCTGAGCCGGCTGCACGGCATCGGAGCCTGGTTGCGCGTCAACCGGGAAGCGCTGGACGGCAGCAGACCGTGGACGACGTCCGGCGCCAAGACGTCCGAGGGTCACCAGGTGGTGTTCACCCGCAAGGGGTCGACGGTGTACGTCGTCGTCCTGGGTCGGCCGAAAGGACCCGTCACGGTGACGGGCGTCGACCTCAAGGGCCGGGCGACCAAGCTGGGTTCATCGGAAGCGATCAGTCTGACGTCAGCCGGGGGCGGAACGACGATCAACGATCCGACCGCATCCGATCGCTACGCACCGGTCTACCGCATCCAGCCGTAG
- a CDS encoding carbohydrate ABC transporter permease, producing the protein MTQSAPTSAAALAERFEPGDGDRSGPVRRTPDRPTPRRSRPAWMSGVVANGVLLAAVAYTLLPALWLVMASTKNLSDLFGTNGFAPGKSFSLGSNLSHLFQAENGIYLRWMFNTIVYAGGGALIAAVVSVMAGYAFDKYDFRGKEKVFGLVLVGVMIPSTALALPTFLLASKVGLTNSFIGVFLPGLVFPFGVYLARIFSASSVPDAVLDASRVDGAGELRTFWSVSFPMLRPGFVTIVLFQFTAIWNSFFLPLVMLSDPKLYPVNLGLYVWNTTALNQGHPEDYLLAITGSLVSIVPLIILFISLQRFWRSGMTAGALD; encoded by the coding sequence ATGACTCAGAGCGCACCCACCTCGGCAGCGGCTCTGGCCGAGCGCTTCGAGCCGGGCGATGGCGACCGGTCAGGCCCGGTCCGACGTACGCCCGACCGACCGACGCCCCGTCGCTCTCGTCCTGCCTGGATGTCGGGCGTCGTGGCCAACGGAGTCCTGCTGGCCGCCGTCGCCTACACGCTCCTGCCGGCCCTGTGGCTCGTAATGGCCTCGACCAAGAATCTCTCGGATCTGTTTGGTACCAACGGATTCGCGCCGGGCAAGAGCTTCAGTCTCGGCTCCAACCTGAGCCATCTGTTCCAGGCCGAGAACGGCATCTACCTGCGCTGGATGTTCAACACGATCGTGTACGCCGGTGGTGGCGCGCTCATCGCGGCTGTGGTCAGCGTGATGGCCGGCTACGCGTTCGACAAGTACGACTTCCGCGGCAAGGAGAAGGTCTTCGGCCTGGTCCTCGTGGGCGTCATGATCCCGAGCACCGCGCTGGCGCTGCCCACCTTCCTGCTGGCGTCCAAGGTGGGGCTGACGAACTCGTTCATCGGCGTCTTCCTGCCGGGCCTGGTCTTCCCGTTCGGGGTGTACCTCGCACGGATCTTCAGCGCTTCGTCCGTGCCTGATGCCGTCCTCGACGCGAGCCGGGTCGACGGCGCCGGTGAGCTGCGGACGTTCTGGTCGGTGTCCTTCCCGATGCTGCGCCCCGGCTTCGTCACCATCGTGCTCTTCCAGTTCACCGCGATCTGGAACAGCTTCTTCCTCCCGCTGGTGATGCTGTCCGACCCGAAGCTCTACCCGGTCAACCTCGGGCTCTACGTCTGGAACACGACCGCACTCAACCAAGGTCACCCCGAGGACTACCTCCTGGCGATCACCGGATCACTCGTCTCGATCGTCCCGCTCATCATCCTGTTCATCTCGTTGCAGAGGTTCTGGCGTTCCGGCATGACTGCCGGTGCCTTGGACTGA
- a CDS encoding sugar phosphate isomerase/epimerase family protein produces the protein MSAAAADWSRHLGMCSVTMRAHTTAQVIEVARGAGLPRIEWGADVHAPPGDQGHLAELRARTTEAGLAVASYGSYWRAGISSPSEMTTLVEAANALGAPRIRLWAGQIGTAQADDDVWDSAVRSLREACAVAREHSITLALEFHPNTLTDSVDSTLKLLERVDDPTLRTYWQPRLDEPVEPAVDGLRRLLPVLAGVHVFSWWPAATRLPLAQRSDLWASVTALLMGEIEPCDLMLEFVPDDDAALIPGEAQTLRALMTAGRTTLGE, from the coding sequence GTGAGCGCTGCAGCGGCCGACTGGTCGCGTCACCTTGGGATGTGCTCCGTGACGATGCGCGCCCACACCACTGCGCAGGTCATCGAGGTCGCGAGAGGGGCAGGGCTGCCCCGCATCGAGTGGGGTGCCGACGTCCACGCACCACCAGGGGATCAGGGACACCTCGCCGAGCTCAGGGCTCGTACGACGGAGGCCGGGCTGGCCGTCGCGTCGTACGGCTCGTACTGGCGAGCGGGCATCTCTTCTCCCAGCGAGATGACCACACTCGTCGAGGCGGCCAATGCTCTGGGCGCGCCGCGAATTCGGTTGTGGGCAGGGCAGATTGGCACCGCTCAGGCGGACGACGACGTTTGGGACTCGGCTGTTCGGAGCCTCCGTGAGGCGTGCGCGGTCGCGCGCGAGCACAGCATCACGCTCGCACTGGAGTTCCACCCCAACACGTTGACCGACTCCGTCGACTCGACGCTCAAGCTGCTCGAGCGCGTGGACGACCCGACCTTGCGGACGTACTGGCAGCCTCGGCTCGACGAGCCGGTCGAACCCGCCGTCGACGGACTGCGACGGCTGTTGCCGGTGCTCGCCGGGGTGCACGTCTTCTCGTGGTGGCCGGCAGCGACGCGTCTGCCGCTGGCGCAACGTTCAGACCTCTGGGCGTCCGTCACCGCTCTACTGATGGGAGAGATAGAGCCGTGCGACCTCATGCTCGAGTTCGTGCCCGATGATGACGCTGCGCTGATCCCTGGGGAGGCGCAGACCCTGCGCGCCCTCATGACCGCTGGCCGAACTACGTTGGGCGAGTGA
- a CDS encoding substrate-binding domain-containing protein, protein MSTENGDKSPLSADERHRAILDRVQAQGTVTVRELAQTLGVAAVTVRVDVRELARRGLLNRVHGGATRIASPGTGLSHLAAPAGATGSGPAAAGEPGRAYTFGVVVPHASYYYPKVVSGAREAADARGARLILGVSQNDVAEERALVARLLDSGVDGLVIASRYDPQHSPDTQAWLRGLPVPVVLAERRAGWESGSVEHVATDHERGAFDAVQHLAGLGHQKIGLLHFATITAPRLRTGYEAALEALSLSVPPPEVPQDLLTESPQELEAKADAIAEAVRQGSLDALIVHHDVAALPLVSRLRQAGISVPGDLAVMAYDDELAALSDPPLTAVAPPREAVGATAVTLLTQRLNDPTRPLHHLLLRPELRVRASCGTVTETSAPQTDEQVSA, encoded by the coding sequence ATGAGCACGGAAAATGGCGACAAGTCGCCCCTGTCCGCCGATGAACGACACCGGGCGATCCTCGATCGGGTGCAGGCCCAAGGCACGGTGACCGTGCGCGAGCTTGCGCAGACCTTGGGGGTCGCCGCAGTCACGGTCCGGGTCGACGTGCGCGAGCTGGCACGACGCGGTCTCCTCAATCGCGTGCACGGCGGCGCCACCCGGATCGCCTCCCCCGGGACGGGTCTGTCACACCTCGCGGCTCCCGCGGGGGCGACCGGCAGCGGGCCGGCTGCGGCCGGGGAGCCAGGGCGCGCGTACACCTTTGGCGTCGTCGTGCCGCACGCGTCGTACTACTACCCGAAGGTCGTCAGCGGCGCCCGGGAGGCTGCCGATGCACGCGGCGCCCGGCTCATCCTGGGGGTGTCCCAGAACGATGTCGCCGAGGAGCGCGCCCTGGTCGCCCGCCTGCTCGACTCGGGTGTCGACGGGCTGGTGATCGCGAGCCGGTACGACCCTCAGCACTCCCCCGACACGCAAGCCTGGCTTCGCGGGCTCCCGGTGCCGGTCGTCCTGGCCGAGCGGCGCGCCGGCTGGGAGTCGGGCTCCGTCGAGCACGTCGCCACCGATCACGAGCGCGGCGCGTTCGACGCGGTGCAGCACCTCGCCGGCCTCGGTCACCAGAAGATCGGCCTGCTGCACTTTGCGACCATCACCGCTCCTCGGTTGCGCACCGGCTACGAAGCCGCGCTCGAGGCCCTGAGCCTGTCGGTCCCGCCGCCCGAGGTCCCGCAGGACCTGCTCACCGAGAGCCCGCAGGAGCTCGAGGCGAAGGCGGATGCGATCGCGGAGGCCGTACGACAGGGGTCGCTCGACGCGCTGATCGTGCACCATGACGTCGCAGCCCTGCCCCTCGTCAGCCGGCTGCGCCAGGCCGGCATCAGCGTCCCGGGAGACCTGGCCGTGATGGCGTACGACGACGAGCTGGCGGCGCTGTCCGACCCGCCGCTCACGGCCGTGGCGCCACCGCGAGAGGCGGTCGGCGCGACGGCAGTCACACTGCTGACTCAGCGGCTCAACGACCCGACGCGCCCGCTCCATCACCTGTTGCTGCGACCCGAGCTGCGGGTCCGCGCCAGCTGCGGAACCGTCACCGAGACGAGCGCTCCGCAGACCGATGAGCAGGTCTCGGCGTGA
- a CDS encoding TIGR03364 family FAD-dependent oxidoreductase — protein sequence MTSSEPVDLAVIGAGIVGLAHAVEAVSRGLSVAVLERDERATGASVRNFGHGCASAQAGLSLEYGMAARRQWLRLAKEAGFWIREAGTVVAARADDEMTVLNELHDRLGAAAVLLDRSAVLKRVGLADDVIGGALLPLDLRVDPREAPAAIARWLTEQGVTFHWGTALASTEPGLVRTSRGSIRARRTVVAVGHDIDYVYPDLAERHGVRRCRLRMLRVTDPHARTLDPALLTGHSMLRYGAFEDCPTLPAVRARLQREEPEAVAAGLNLMFTQRPDGSLTIGDTHHYDHTFDPFDDEELDELVLAQTARLLGVPNLQVLQRWRGVYASAPEPFLVDTPHEDARAVSVTSGIGMTTAFGLAASVLDDLL from the coding sequence ATGACAAGTAGTGAACCTGTCGACCTCGCAGTCATCGGTGCCGGCATCGTCGGTCTGGCCCACGCTGTGGAGGCCGTGAGTCGTGGCCTGTCGGTGGCCGTCCTCGAGCGCGATGAGCGCGCCACCGGTGCCTCGGTGCGCAACTTCGGCCACGGCTGCGCCAGCGCGCAGGCCGGACTCTCATTGGAGTACGGCATGGCTGCGCGGCGGCAGTGGCTGCGGCTGGCCAAGGAGGCCGGCTTCTGGATTCGAGAAGCGGGCACCGTGGTGGCTGCTCGCGCGGATGACGAGATGACCGTCTTGAACGAGCTGCACGACCGGCTCGGCGCTGCCGCCGTGCTGCTCGACCGCAGCGCGGTGCTTAAAAGGGTCGGTCTTGCTGATGACGTCATCGGTGGCGCGTTGCTGCCGCTGGACCTGCGCGTCGACCCACGTGAGGCGCCGGCCGCGATTGCCCGCTGGCTGACCGAGCAGGGTGTGACCTTCCACTGGGGCACGGCGCTCGCCAGCACTGAGCCAGGCCTCGTACGCACCTCGCGCGGCTCCATCCGCGCTCGCCGAACAGTCGTCGCTGTCGGTCATGACATCGACTACGTGTATCCCGACCTGGCTGAGCGGCATGGCGTACGACGGTGTCGGCTGCGCATGCTGCGCGTCACCGACCCGCACGCCCGCACGCTCGATCCCGCTCTGCTGACTGGTCATTCGATGCTGCGCTACGGCGCGTTCGAGGACTGCCCCACCTTGCCGGCCGTACGTGCTCGTCTGCAGCGTGAGGAACCCGAGGCCGTCGCCGCCGGGCTCAACCTGATGTTCACGCAACGCCCTGACGGGTCGCTGACCATCGGCGACACCCACCACTACGACCACACCTTCGACCCGTTCGATGACGAAGAGCTGGACGAGCTGGTTCTGGCGCAGACCGCCCGCCTGCTCGGCGTACCCAACCTGCAGGTGCTGCAACGGTGGCGCGGTGTCTACGCCTCGGCGCCCGAGCCGTTCCTCGTCGACACCCCGCATGAGGACGCCCGCGCCGTGTCGGTCACGTCCGGCATCGGCATGACCACCGCGTTCGGTCTGGCGGCCTCCGTTCTCGATGATCTCCTCTGA